One window of the Sulfurovum sp. UBA12169 genome contains the following:
- a CDS encoding ABC transporter permease: MKNLMLIAYLDLKESLRAKWFLIYSLVFGGLIALFFIAGITESQVMGFSGLSRLLLMYIQVTIVILPIFILITTVRSISGDRDNHTLEYMLSFPISLSQYYWGKISGRFITVFLPVFLAMVAAILYGVLRGAEIPWSIFLLYVGLLFAMTSSFLGIAFLISSIVRSSEMALGVAFFIWIFLLAFIDIALISIMMQNRVNDGVILSIALANPMEIFRVAAISLFDPELTVMGPVAFYILDTMSQLTFVIFSILYPTLLGFLFAIVGYNVFRKKDLV, encoded by the coding sequence ATGAAAAATTTAATGTTAATAGCGTATCTTGACTTGAAAGAATCGTTGCGTGCAAAATGGTTTTTGATATATTCATTAGTGTTTGGAGGTCTTATCGCGTTATTTTTTATAGCAGGAATAACAGAGTCACAAGTGATGGGTTTTAGCGGGTTAAGCCGATTGCTTTTGATGTACATTCAGGTTACTATCGTAATACTTCCTATTTTTATACTTATTACTACCGTAAGGTCAATTTCTGGCGACAGAGACAACCATACATTGGAATACATGCTATCATTTCCCATTTCATTGTCGCAGTACTATTGGGGAAAAATATCTGGGAGATTTATAACAGTATTCTTACCTGTATTCTTGGCAATGGTGGCCGCTATTTTATACGGTGTTCTTAGGGGCGCTGAAATACCTTGGTCTATCTTTCTTCTCTATGTAGGACTTTTGTTTGCAATGACCTCTTCATTTTTAGGCATTGCTTTTTTGATCTCTTCGATCGTTCGTTCATCGGAGATGGCATTGGGAGTTGCATTTTTTATCTGGATTTTTCTGCTTGCATTTATCGACATTGCGCTTATTTCAATAATGATGCAAAATAGAGTAAATGACGGCGTGATTTTGTCCATTGCTTTAGCCAATCCAATGGAAATCTTTAGAGTGGCTGCAATATCTCTATTTGATCCCGAATTAACCGTCATGGGCCCTGTTGCTTTTTACATTCTTGATACGATGAGTCAATTGACTTTTGTTATTTTTTCCATCCTCTATCCAACGTTGCTTGGATTTCTGTTTGCCATAGTAGGCTATAATGTATTTCGAAAAAAAGATTTGGTGTAA
- a CDS encoding ABC transporter ATP-binding protein: MIEIKNLTKKFGKAISLNNVSVDFNKNDHIALMGANGAGKTTLIRSILGYYHANSGQVLINGLDPIKNRIDVLKDISFVPQLPPPISLNLDDLLGYIEKSSGVKREDIFYYTKEMELDLQGNLNKSFFKLSGGMKQKLLIAISLAKRSGVMIYDEPTANLDPKARDNFYRLLKQNGDEKVMLFVTHRLDEVKDLVNRQIYMDLGEIVSDEKI, from the coding sequence ATGATAGAAATTAAAAATTTAACTAAAAAATTCGGCAAAGCCATTTCGCTTAATAATGTAAGTGTAGATTTCAACAAAAATGATCATATTGCGCTTATGGGAGCAAACGGGGCTGGCAAAACAACACTTATAAGGTCTATTTTAGGGTATTATCACGCAAATAGTGGACAAGTTCTCATAAATGGACTTGACCCGATAAAAAATAGAATAGATGTACTAAAAGATATCAGTTTTGTTCCGCAGCTTCCGCCGCCTATTTCACTTAATTTAGATGATCTGCTTGGCTATATAGAAAAAAGTTCCGGTGTAAAAAGAGAAGATATTTTTTACTATACAAAAGAGATGGAATTAGATCTGCAAGGAAATTTAAATAAATCATTTTTTAAACTTAGCGGGGGTATGAAACAAAAATTGCTCATTGCTATCAGTTTAGCCAAGAGAAGCGGCGTAATGATCTACGATGAGCCAACCGCCAATCTTGATCCTAAAGCAAGAGACAATTTTTATCGTCTGTTAAAGCAAAACGGTGACGAGAAAGTAATGCTTTTTGTTACGCATAGACTAGATGAAGTAAAAGATTTGGTAAATCGTCAGATTTATATGGATCTGGGGGAAATTGTATCTGATGAAAAAATTTAG
- a CDS encoding ferredoxin, giving the protein MNKYEERATIAKTSFWSTFFDVDSSTKKKKLSYRAKRWIAVISIHLLFFLSFAVDIQMLEGTLNASRFLGFHLIDLFTTMEVYLAEHHLHVNMIIGAVTILLVYLIIGGRTYCAWVCPYGILSEIGEKIHNTLVRKKIIKSREFDHRVRYLFWATFLILSFTSGYLVFETINVVGIMSRAVAYGWSVALAWVVAVLIIEIFFARRAWCKYLCPIGTTYGLIGPISALRIEWNDNCDHCMVCHDVCFENHVLEITKAKYDEQRKENNIKTEYITGADCTLCGRCVDVCHVDALKFDFRLKSLV; this is encoded by the coding sequence ATGAATAAGTATGAAGAAAGAGCTACCATTGCCAAAACATCTTTTTGGTCAACTTTTTTTGATGTCGATAGCAGCACTAAGAAAAAAAAGCTTAGCTATCGTGCAAAAAGATGGATAGCGGTCATTTCTATCCATCTTTTGTTCTTTTTATCTTTCGCAGTTGATATTCAAATGCTTGAAGGTACATTGAATGCATCAAGATTTTTAGGTTTTCACCTGATTGATCTATTTACTACGATGGAAGTTTATTTGGCCGAACATCATTTGCATGTCAATATGATCATAGGCGCGGTAACAATACTATTGGTTTATCTTATTATCGGGGGCAGGACGTATTGTGCATGGGTTTGCCCTTATGGAATACTGAGTGAGATAGGCGAAAAAATTCATAATACATTAGTTCGTAAAAAAATTATTAAAAGTAGAGAGTTCGATCATAGAGTAAGATATCTGTTTTGGGCAACATTTTTAATATTGTCATTTACAAGCGGGTACTTGGTGTTTGAAACGATTAACGTTGTTGGTATTATGAGTAGAGCGGTAGCCTATGGTTGGAGTGTTGCACTTGCATGGGTGGTTGCCGTTTTAATCATAGAGATATTTTTTGCCAGACGTGCATGGTGTAAATATCTTTGCCCGATTGGTACAACGTACGGACTTATAGGACCTATAAGTGCTTTGAGAATCGAATGGAATGATAATTGTGATCATTGCATGGTGTGCCATGATGTGTGCTTTGAAAATCATGTACTTGAGATTACAAAAGCAAAATATGACGAGCAAAGAAAAGAAAATAATATAAAAACTGAATATATAACAGGTGCTGACTGTACACTTTGCGGAAGATGCGTAGATGTTTGTCATGTTGACGCTTTGAAATTCGATTTTAGATTAAAGTCCTTAGTATGA
- a CDS encoding 4Fe-4S ferredoxin has translation MAKTVKTQRRDFIKYSTLGAFGLALAGGVALSPYLLGEETRLRPPGAVEEDDFLALCIKCGQCLQVCPYHSIKLADFGKGHGVGTPYIDARERGCYACSAVPCVLACPSGALDHSCEKPEDIKMGIAVLEFPQRCIAITNTPVPKGHSQRIHDFLNDQRNVTELELENVKKLDEFEGKQCTICADMCPIPNPISAIAMVPDSKGGKRPEFYDGCIGCGACAELCPAANSGAIVIKPRLSYEDYYVKGKKS, from the coding sequence ATGGCAAAAACAGTAAAAACACAACGAAGAGATTTTATCAAATACTCGACACTCGGTGCTTTTGGTCTAGCTTTGGCGGGCGGAGTAGCCTTAAGCCCCTATCTGTTGGGCGAAGAAACTAGACTCAGACCGCCGGGTGCAGTCGAAGAAGATGATTTTTTGGCATTGTGCATAAAATGCGGCCAATGTTTGCAGGTATGCCCGTACCACTCTATAAAATTAGCTGATTTCGGAAAAGGCCATGGTGTAGGAACCCCCTATATTGATGCCAGAGAGAGAGGGTGTTATGCATGCAGCGCCGTGCCATGTGTTTTAGCTTGTCCTAGCGGAGCGTTGGATCATAGCTGCGAAAAACCTGAAGATATTAAAATGGGTATTGCGGTCTTAGAATTTCCGCAACGCTGTATTGCGATAACGAACACCCCGGTACCTAAAGGCCATAGTCAGCGCATACATGATTTTTTAAATGATCAGAGAAATGTTACTGAACTCGAATTGGAAAATGTAAAAAAACTGGATGAATTTGAGGGTAAACAGTGTACGATTTGCGCAGATATGTGCCCTATTCCAAATCCGATTAGCGCCATCGCTATGGTACCGGACAGTAAGGGCGGCAAGAGGCCAGAATTTTATGATGGGTGTATAGGGTGCGGCGCTTGCGCTGAATTATGTCCTGCTGCAAATTCGGGAGCTATCGTCATAAAACCGAGACTAAGTTACGAAGATTATTATGTAAAAGGTAAAAAGTCATGA
- a CDS encoding nitrous oxidase accessory protein gives MLRSIFIFHLLMIMSFANVLQEAINNAPEGSVIKLPAGVYKGNIIIDKPLSIIGKEDGVILDGDNNGTVVRINSSFVTIKNVKIINSGFLHHQQDGAIAINGADQCEISDVVIDDCLFGIDMQMTNNSIIQNNTIYSKDVDIGLRGDGIRLWYSNDNLIKKNSLIRSRDMVVWYSHGNTIEENYGEYGRYSLHFMYAGKNYVKNNTYNFNSVGIFFMYSQDAIATGNVVRSSLGATGMGIGFKEISNFTVEDNTVLYCARGFYIDRSPFQPDTNNFINRNKILYNSEAMHFHSVSENNIIKDNIFLGNIEDVINDSTGTRTYSNTFEGNFWDNYEGFDKNKDGYGDTPHKVYQYADKLWMYNPDVKFFYGSPVISLLNFLAKLAPFSEPIFLMEDLKPIIKVKS, from the coding sequence ATGTTAAGAAGCATTTTTATTTTCCATCTGCTTATGATAATGTCTTTTGCAAATGTTTTGCAGGAGGCTATCAATAATGCCCCTGAAGGTTCAGTCATTAAATTACCTGCAGGCGTATATAAAGGAAATATCATAATAGACAAGCCTTTGTCTATTATAGGTAAAGAAGATGGAGTAATACTAGATGGTGACAATAATGGAACGGTAGTTCGCATCAATAGTTCATTTGTTACTATCAAAAATGTAAAAATTATAAATAGCGGTTTTTTACATCATCAGCAAGACGGCGCCATAGCAATCAATGGTGCTGATCAATGCGAGATTAGTGATGTTGTCATTGATGATTGTCTGTTTGGAATTGATATGCAAATGACAAATAATTCCATTATACAAAACAATACTATTTATTCAAAAGATGTAGATATTGGGCTTAGAGGCGATGGAATAAGGCTTTGGTATAGCAATGACAACCTGATCAAAAAAAATTCGCTTATACGATCAAGAGATATGGTAGTATGGTATTCTCACGGAAATACCATCGAAGAAAATTATGGAGAGTATGGCAGATATTCGCTGCACTTTATGTATGCAGGCAAAAATTATGTAAAAAACAATACCTATAATTTTAATTCAGTCGGTATATTTTTTATGTATTCTCAAGATGCTATTGCGACAGGAAATGTGGTGAGAAGCTCTTTGGGTGCCACAGGTATGGGTATAGGATTTAAAGAAATAAGCAATTTTACCGTAGAAGACAACACGGTTCTTTATTGTGCAAGAGGTTTTTATATTGATAGATCCCCGTTTCAGCCCGATACAAATAATTTTATTAACCGTAACAAGATCTTGTATAATTCAGAAGCAATGCATTTTCATTCCGTATCTGAAAATAATATTATAAAAGATAATATTTTTTTGGGTAATATAGAAGATGTCATAAATGATTCGACCGGTACACGAACCTACAGTAATACCTTTGAAGGCAATTTTTGGGATAATTATGAAGGTTTTGATAAAAATAAAGATGGGTACGGCGATACCCCGCATAAAGTATATCAATATGCCGATAAACTTTGGATGTACAATCCTGATGTTAAATTTTTCTATGGTTCGCCGGTAATATCGCTGCTAAATTTTCTAGCGAAATTAGCTCCGTTTTCAGAGCCGATTTTTTTAATGGAAGATTTAAAGCCAATAATTAAAGTAAAAAGTTAA
- a CDS encoding cytochrome C: MNKSLLKARIFAGIALVLLTVAFTFPMVAFHGTLNKIDKGKGEEVAPIAKSVWNLYNEGRYKSVTTPKEAHNNLEQMIKTSSEIGPASTPLWAVSLEAPNYPKDAFPEGIPVYFHFDGYSGEVHEMNTINHYVGMDPMWTGGIIEREIGSYALLLLSLGVIFFMAYNVKIFSYIMLIPAVLPIVFIADYSYWLYHFGHNLHDWGMFKIKPFMPTVFGDGKIAQFTTHSYPTIGFYILVAISVVSLLAYFAKQKALKEMKV, encoded by the coding sequence ATGAATAAAAGTTTGCTAAAAGCAAGAATATTTGCAGGAATTGCGCTGGTGCTGCTGACAGTCGCCTTTACGTTTCCAATGGTCGCCTTTCATGGTACGCTCAATAAGATAGATAAAGGCAAAGGCGAAGAGGTTGCACCGATTGCTAAAAGCGTATGGAATCTTTACAATGAAGGAAGATATAAAAGTGTAACGACGCCAAAAGAGGCACACAACAATCTAGAGCAGATGATTAAGACATCTTCAGAAATTGGACCTGCGTCTACACCATTGTGGGCTGTTTCTCTTGAGGCGCCAAACTATCCAAAAGATGCATTTCCAGAAGGCATCCCTGTCTATTTTCACTTTGACGGATACAGCGGAGAAGTGCATGAAATGAATACGATCAACCACTATGTCGGTATGGACCCGATGTGGACTGGCGGCATCATAGAAAGAGAAATTGGTTCGTATGCACTCTTGCTTCTTTCTCTTGGAGTTATCTTTTTTATGGCATATAACGTGAAAATCTTTAGTTATATTATGCTGATTCCGGCAGTGTTGCCTATCGTATTTATAGCTGATTATTCGTATTGGCTTTATCATTTTGGACACAATCTTCATGACTGGGGTATGTTCAAGATAAAACCTTTTATGCCGACAGTTTTTGGTGACGGTAAAATCGCACAGTTTACAACACATTCTTATCCAACTATAGGCTTTTATATTCTTGTAGCGATCAGCGTTGTGAGTTTGCTGGCTTATTTTGCTAAACAAAAAGCCTTGAAAGAGATGAAAGTCTAA
- a CDS encoding cytochrome C → MSLTKKLIGVTLGLGMASSMSYASAELEKVMKDRGLTEQDVVRAAKTYNPSGGRDEFVAFSSGGQSGQMMVYGVPSMRLLKYIGVFTPEPWQGYGFDEESKKVLRQGNIRGREINWGDTHHPGLSETNGEYDGKWLVINDKANPRVAVIDLADFETKQIVVNPVLKSEHGGSFFTPNSEYILEACQYAAPFDNDYHPIEEYKETYRGGVTLWKFDPKIGRIQEKESFTLELPPYMQDLSDAGKNMSFGWGFTNSFNSEMYTGGIEVGLPPFEAGCSRNDTDFLHVYNWQKLAELAKDPKNVKIINDHKVIPMEVAVANDALFLIPEPKSPHGVDVSPDGKYIVVCGKLDTHTSVYDFEKIQKLIKNKEYAGKDPYGIPILDMKKSLHGQVELGLGPLHNQYSNVDGEIYTSLYVDSQIVKWNYKELKVLDKENVHYNVGHLMGMESETVTPQGKYIVSLNKLAIDRFQNVGPLHPQNHQLIDISGKTMDLLVDMPIPLGEPHNAVAIQAKRLHPHVRYEMGTNARTGEIHEGKTLAGQERIERDGNKVKVYATLVRSHINPERITVNKGDEVTIYLTNLERAQDETHGFTVDHFNVHASLEPGKTASVKFTADIEGVFPYYCTEFCSALHLEMMGYLMVKDPNKKYVSAQKLKMQTMSPEQLKAEYDKTVSVNAATDAVIQSVVKFLKENNYDKHEVVKNLVVDALDQYGKIAEEKKKSDEAVAAGDMEKAILFENMIWQYMVKTADVGIRAKDALVRLIATKQSAETVAGEKAFAEGGCNGCHVIGKVSSGPDLTGVLQRHEDGAKWVASFILNPEKHFAEPYVKSMIDYFNLRMPNQNMSPEDAKNIVEYLKWVEENANLF, encoded by the coding sequence ATGAGTTTAACAAAAAAACTTATAGGTGTAACTCTCGGGCTGGGTATGGCTTCTAGTATGTCATATGCTAGTGCTGAGCTTGAGAAAGTTATGAAAGACAGAGGCTTAACAGAGCAAGATGTCGTAAGAGCAGCCAAAACTTACAATCCATCAGGTGGAAGGGATGAGTTCGTTGCATTCAGTTCAGGTGGCCAAAGTGGACAGATGATGGTTTACGGTGTTCCGTCAATGAGACTATTGAAGTATATTGGTGTATTTACGCCGGAGCCTTGGCAAGGATATGGATTTGACGAAGAGTCAAAGAAAGTCTTAAGACAAGGAAATATCAGAGGAAGAGAAATCAATTGGGGTGATACTCACCATCCGGGTCTTTCAGAAACAAATGGTGAATACGATGGGAAATGGCTTGTTATCAATGATAAAGCAAACCCAAGAGTAGCCGTAATCGATCTTGCAGACTTTGAGACAAAACAAATCGTTGTAAACCCGGTACTTAAATCTGAACATGGTGGATCTTTCTTTACGCCTAACTCTGAGTATATCTTGGAAGCATGCCAATATGCGGCACCGTTTGATAATGATTACCATCCGATTGAAGAGTATAAAGAGACTTACCGTGGTGGTGTAACACTATGGAAATTTGATCCTAAAATCGGAAGAATCCAAGAGAAAGAATCTTTCACACTAGAGCTTCCGCCTTATATGCAGGATTTGTCTGACGCAGGTAAAAATATGTCTTTTGGATGGGGTTTCACAAACTCATTTAACTCTGAGATGTATACAGGGGGTATAGAGGTTGGTTTGCCACCGTTTGAAGCAGGATGTAGTAGAAATGACACCGACTTTTTACATGTGTACAATTGGCAGAAATTGGCTGAACTGGCAAAAGATCCTAAAAATGTAAAAATTATCAACGACCATAAAGTAATTCCAATGGAAGTAGCAGTTGCCAATGATGCATTATTCTTGATTCCAGAGCCAAAATCACCACACGGTGTTGATGTGTCTCCTGATGGGAAATACATCGTAGTGTGCGGTAAGCTTGATACACATACTTCTGTTTATGATTTTGAAAAAATTCAAAAATTGATCAAAAATAAAGAGTATGCAGGTAAAGATCCTTATGGTATACCGATCCTTGATATGAAAAAATCACTTCACGGACAAGTAGAGTTGGGCTTGGGGCCATTACATAACCAGTATTCAAATGTAGACGGTGAGATTTATACATCACTATATGTGGATAGCCAAATCGTAAAATGGAACTATAAAGAGCTAAAAGTACTTGACAAAGAAAACGTACACTATAACGTAGGTCACCTTATGGGTATGGAAAGTGAGACTGTAACGCCTCAAGGTAAATATATCGTTTCGCTTAACAAACTTGCGATTGATAGATTCCAAAACGTTGGTCCGTTACATCCGCAAAACCACCAGTTGATCGATATCAGCGGGAAAACAATGGATCTTTTGGTAGATATGCCGATTCCACTAGGTGAACCGCACAATGCTGTTGCGATACAAGCTAAAAGACTTCATCCGCATGTAAGATATGAGATGGGTACAAACGCTAGAACAGGTGAAATCCATGAGGGTAAAACACTTGCAGGTCAAGAAAGAATTGAAAGAGACGGCAACAAAGTAAAAGTATACGCAACACTTGTTAGATCTCACATCAATCCTGAGAGAATCACTGTTAACAAAGGCGATGAAGTAACTATTTACTTGACAAACCTTGAAAGAGCGCAAGATGAGACTCACGGATTTACTGTAGACCATTTCAATGTTCACGCATCACTTGAGCCGGGTAAAACCGCTAGTGTTAAGTTTACAGCTGATATAGAAGGTGTATTCCCTTATTACTGTACAGAGTTCTGTTCCGCGCTTCACTTAGAAATGATGGGTTATTTGATGGTTAAAGACCCGAATAAAAAATATGTAAGTGCGCAAAAACTTAAAATGCAAACAATGTCACCTGAGCAGTTGAAAGCCGAGTATGACAAAACAGTATCTGTAAATGCTGCAACTGATGCAGTTATCCAAAGTGTTGTGAAATTCTTGAAAGAGAATAATTACGATAAACATGAAGTAGTTAAAAACCTTGTTGTGGATGCACTTGATCAGTATGGTAAAATTGCAGAAGAGAAGAAAAAATCTGATGAAGCTGTAGCAGCCGGCGACATGGAAAAAGCCATCTTGTTTGAAAACATGATCTGGCAATATATGGTTAAAACAGCTGACGTTGGTATCCGTGCAAAAGATGCACTTGTAAGACTTATTGCAACTAAGCAGTCAGCCGAAACAGTTGCTGGAGAAAAAGCATTTGCTGAAGGCGGATGTAACGGATGTCACGTTATCGGTAAAGTAAGTTCAGGTCCTGACTTAACAGGTGTTCTACAAAGACATGAAGACGGTGCAAAATGGGTTGCGAGCTTTATTCTAAACCCGGAAAAACACTTTGCTGAACCTTATGTAAAATCTATGATTGATTACTTTAATCTAAGAATGCCTAACCAAAACATGAGTCCGGAAGACGCAAAAAATATCGTTGAATACCTCAAATGGGTAGAAGAAAACGCTAATCTTTTCTAA
- a CDS encoding beta-carotene 15,15'-monooxygenase: MDIASILSIITIAFLGSFGHCIGMCGGIAIAYASTKIDSHTPRKIQALSHLLYSFGRVTTYTVLGAVFGFAGGVATFSNATNGILLLVAGSAMVLTGLSLVGKIKFLSLIECSVSKSRWYQDRFAKLLGAKSLFSFYLLGLLNGLLPCGFVYFFAITAASTASAFWGAVVMFIFGISTIPAMFSLSFFVGIFKNTSIRRVMLRLASIAVIVFGLYTLYRGYDFIFNPEASILNCH, from the coding sequence ATGGATATCGCATCTATATTATCGATTATTACTATTGCTTTTTTAGGAAGTTTTGGCCATTGTATAGGGATGTGCGGAGGTATAGCCATTGCCTATGCCAGTACAAAAATAGACAGTCATACGCCTAGAAAAATCCAGGCATTATCTCATCTTCTGTACTCTTTTGGACGCGTTACTACCTATACTGTTTTAGGGGCTGTTTTTGGGTTTGCTGGGGGGGTTGCTACGTTTTCGAATGCTACCAATGGAATTCTACTGCTTGTTGCAGGAAGCGCTATGGTGCTGACCGGACTTTCATTGGTCGGAAAAATCAAATTTTTGTCTTTGATTGAATGCTCAGTCTCCAAAAGCAGGTGGTATCAGGATCGATTCGCGAAACTTTTAGGAGCAAAGTCCCTTTTTAGCTTCTATCTTCTGGGATTGCTAAACGGATTGCTTCCCTGCGGATTTGTTTATTTCTTTGCAATAACGGCCGCAAGCACCGCCAGTGCTTTTTGGGGTGCGGTGGTGATGTTTATATTCGGAATCTCCACAATACCTGCCATGTTCTCTCTCTCTTTTTTCGTCGGCATTTTTAAAAACACATCCATAAGACGTGTTATGTTGCGGCTCGCTTCTATCGCGGTCATTGTTTTTGGTTTATATACGCTTTATCGCGGTTACGATTTTATCTTCAATCCCGAAGCATCTATCTTAAATTGCCATTGA
- a CDS encoding ABC transporter ATP-binding protein yields the protein MIEIENLNLVFSAHTPREFHALKNISMHVQEGEFCILKGVSGSGKSTLLSVMGALLKPTSGKLEVFSNPVSKMPDFHASTFRREHLGFIFQNFNLFDEFTVLENVQTALVPTNTPVAQMKARALELLSLVNLETKKNTFARNLSGGEKQRCAIARALINNPKLILADEPTANLDRKNSENVIEILTKLNQNGTTVLVATHDEIFEQMVPNLKVIHIKEGMLL from the coding sequence ATAATCGAAATAGAAAATTTAAATCTTGTATTTTCAGCGCACACGCCAAGGGAATTTCATGCGCTGAAAAACATTTCTATGCATGTACAAGAAGGCGAATTTTGTATACTCAAGGGTGTAAGCGGAAGCGGAAAAAGTACGCTTCTTTCGGTTATGGGAGCACTCTTGAAGCCTACAAGCGGCAAACTGGAAGTTTTTTCCAATCCTGTATCAAAAATGCCCGACTTTCACGCATCTACTTTTAGAAGAGAGCATCTTGGGTTTATTTTTCAAAACTTTAATCTTTTTGATGAATTTACAGTGTTGGAAAACGTGCAAACCGCTCTTGTCCCTACAAATACTCCTGTAGCTCAAATGAAAGCAAGAGCACTGGAGCTTCTTTCTTTGGTAAATCTTGAGACAAAGAAAAATACTTTTGCAAGAAATCTCTCCGGCGGCGAAAAACAACGATGCGCTATTGCAAGAGCGTTGATCAACAATCCCAAGCTGATTTTAGCTGATGAACCAACTGCAAATTTGGATAGAAAAAATTCAGAAAATGTGATAGAGATTTTAACCAAACTCAATCAAAACGGAACAACGGTCTTAGTGGCAACCCATGATGAGATTTTTGAACAAATGGTGCCAAACTTAAAAGTTATTCATATCAAAGAGGGTATGTTGTTATGA
- a CDS encoding nitrous oxide reductase, translated as MAINSFSFKVAAVFTAATLLFTLSLDAKTFKERVTGKNPVLVQKWCSVSAEELADTYKTNYMAKLTDGQTKQYAALRFLAEDYDAIKTRIKELLVVDAKHEKFVNALTAHYVVNSKAKTTYSKFSKIAFENEADAKDFVKEFGGDIRDFDFTLYLAIKDLDLDREFFKAKQEKLYKKGEKIFERLCEKFDPNQYSSLLDLKTDIEENKRCGRLSADNLQTVSVYLWEVKRFGDLIQNKNIMQVPDKAKCPVCGMFVSKYPKWAAKIVTKEHTHYFDGVKDLMKFYFAPSKFGSSHTTEEFEEIRVTDYYTQNEIDGKKAFYVLHSNVFGPMGNELIPFENKKDADTFLKEHNGKTVLKFNEITEAKVHELDN; from the coding sequence ATGGCAATAAATAGTTTTTCTTTTAAAGTAGCTGCAGTTTTTACTGCGGCTACTCTTTTATTCACTCTTTCTTTAGATGCAAAAACGTTTAAAGAAAGAGTGACCGGCAAAAACCCCGTACTTGTTCAAAAATGGTGCTCTGTCAGTGCAGAAGAGTTGGCCGACACGTATAAAACAAACTATATGGCAAAATTGACGGACGGTCAAACAAAACAATACGCCGCATTAAGGTTTTTAGCAGAAGATTACGATGCTATTAAAACAAGGATAAAAGAACTTTTGGTGGTTGATGCAAAACATGAAAAGTTTGTAAATGCCTTGACGGCCCATTATGTTGTCAATTCAAAAGCAAAAACAACCTATTCAAAATTTTCAAAAATAGCATTCGAAAATGAAGCTGATGCCAAAGATTTTGTAAAAGAGTTTGGAGGAGACATAAGGGATTTTGATTTTACGTTGTATCTTGCAATAAAAGATTTGGATTTAGACAGAGAATTTTTTAAGGCAAAACAAGAGAAACTTTACAAAAAAGGCGAAAAAATCTTTGAAAGATTATGCGAAAAGTTTGATCCAAACCAATACAGCTCTTTGCTTGATTTAAAAACAGATATAGAGGAAAATAAACGATGCGGAAGATTGAGCGCTGATAATTTACAGACGGTTTCTGTGTATTTATGGGAAGTGAAAAGATTCGGTGATCTTATACAAAACAAAAACATTATGCAGGTTCCCGATAAGGCAAAATGTCCCGTATGCGGAATGTTTGTCTCAAAATATCCAAAATGGGCAGCAAAAATTGTCACGAAGGAACATACGCACTATTTTGATGGCGTAAAAGATTTAATGAAATTTTATTTTGCCCCTTCAAAATTTGGCTCTTCACATACAACCGAAGAGTTTGAAGAGATAAGAGTCACTGATTATTATACGCAAAATGAGATAGACGGTAAAAAAGCTTTTTATGTATTGCACTCAAATGTGTTTGGCCCTATGGGAAATGAGTTGATTCCGTTTGAAAATAAAAAGGATGCTGATACGTTTCTTAAAGAACATAACGGTAAAACAGTATTGAAATTTAATGAAATTACAGAAGCAAAAGTACACGAACTTGACAATTGA